Below is a window of Vicinamibacterales bacterium DNA.
GGCCAGGTGCTCCTGCACCGCGAGAGCGACGACGCGGCACCCGACTCGCGCACGGACGTGTCGCTGATCGTCTCCGCCGACCGCACGTTCGCCCGGCAGAAGTACGAAGGACGGCTGTTCGGGGTCTACAATCCGACCAGCGGCGCGGCCTTCGTCCGCGCCATCGCGCGGGCCAACTTGCGGGACAACGTGGCGCTCGAGGGCTCGATCGGCGCGTTCGCCGGCGAGGGGACCGACAACATCGGCCGTTTCGCCGACAGTGACTTCGCCTACGTCCGCCTGAAGTACTCTTTCTGAGTGCCCATTCTGATCCCCGCCGGCAACGCGTCCGAGTGGACCGGGCCGACGGGGAACAACACCTGGCTCATTCCTGGCGGCGAGCCCGCGCTGGTCGACGCGGGCACCGGACGGCCGGAGCACATCGCGGCGGTCGCGGCCGCGCTCGACGGCGCCCCGCTCGCGCGGGTGCTCATCACGCACTGGCATCCTGACCACGTCAGCGGGCTGCCGGCGCTGCGCGAGCGCTGGCGCAAGCTCCTGGTGATCGACGCGCCGGGCCCGCCGGTGCCCGCGGGAGACGGCCAGCTCGAGATCGTCCCCACGCCGGGCCACTCACCGGATCATCTGTGCTTCTACGATCGCGACGCGGGGGAGGTCTACTGCGGTGATCTGGCGCGGATGGGGGGCACGATCGTGATTCCGGCACGCAAGGGAGGGGACCTCCGCGCGTATCTCGCGTCGCTGCAGCGCATCCGCGATCTGGCGCCGCGGCGGCTCCTGCCCGGACACGGCCCCGTCGTCGACGATCCGCTGGCGCTGATCGACGAGTACGTCGCACATCGCCGGGCGCGCGAGCAGCAGATCCTGAAAGCGATGCTGGAGGGCGCGCGAACCGTGGACGAGATCGTGCGCCGCGTGTATCCGGCGCTGCCCGAAACGCTGCGCGACGCCGCGGCGGACAGCGTCCGCGCCCACCTCGCGAAGCTCCGAGACGACGGCCGGGCCCGGTAGGATTTGGAAATCTGGGAATTTGGAAATTTGGAAATCTGGATTTCCAAATTCCCAAATTTCCAAATTTCCAAATTCAAGCGGGCTGGAAGCCCGGCGGGAGATCGGGGGCGCGCTCGGGCCGTCTGGCGGCCTTCGGCAGCGCGTCTCTGACTACCTGCTCGAGCTCTTCGAGGTACGCGACGAATCGGCCGCGTCCCTCGGTGGTGAGCCGGTAGAGCGTCTGCGGCCGCCCGCCTTCCGATCCGCGCCATGCCTCGACCAGTCCCGCGTCCTGCAGCACGTCGAGGTGCCGGCTCAGATTGCCGTCGGTGAGCGCGCAGAGGCGCTTCAGTTCGTTGAACACGGCGCCTTCGGCGCGCGTCACCAGCGACGTCATGATCCCGAGCCGCGCCTTTTCGTGCAGCACGCGGTCGAGACCTTCGTAGGCGAATCGCCCCGGTTCGTCGCGAGGGGGATGTTTCCTGGGCATCGTTACTTCCGTTCCAGATTCCACCAGAGTACCAGCGCGGCCAGGAGCTGTCCCGTGCCGAACGTGCCGCCGACCCCCCAGCCCGACAGAGGCTCGGGGCCGCCGGCCGTCCACAGCAGGACGAAGCCGGCCGCGTAATAGAACAACGCGACCCAGCCGGTCGCCTTGGGCAGGTACGGCCGCGACGCGAACGCGCCGAGGCCGAAGCAGAACGCCCACAACCCCGGCAGCAGCGGCACCAGCGACACGCTCAGCTGCGTGAAGCAGAAGCCGATGAGCGCCCCGCCCGCCAGGCTCGGCATGAACTGGCCGATCACGCGGCGGGTCTGACGCCGCGCCGCGGTGTCGTCCTCCATCGCGTAGGCGTAGAGGATCTCGCTCGAGCCGACGAGCGCCGCGGCAGTCGCGACCGCCGACCAGTACCAGACGAATCCGACCGGATCCGCCGGCCCGATCGTGGCCGGCTGCAGCCAGGCCGCGAGATAGCCGATCGCTCCCGAAGCGGCGACGGGCAGCGAGCGATAGCCACGATATACCTCGCCTTTGGCCATCTGCTCGTGGATGGCGGCGATCTGATCCAGCGCGCGGGGGACGTCCACCGATCTACTTTGCAGCGTAAAGATGCTCCCGTCAAGCCGGCTCTTGTACTCTGTCACGCATGAAGGGATATGCCAATGAAGAGTTGCTGACCACGCCGGCGGCGCTCGCCGGCGCGCAGCAGGGCTCCACGCCTCCCCTGGTGATCGACCTGCGGCCGCCCGAGGACTTTGCCGCGGCGCACATTCCCGGCGCCGTGCATCTGGATCTGTGGGGCGTGTCGCTCATCGACACGGATCCCGCGCCGCTGAAGGCGTTCATGTGGATGATCGACCACCTGTTCAACCTGCGCGGCGTCACCTGCGACACGCCGGTGGTCGTCTACGACGAGCAGTCGGGGATCCGCGCGGCGCGGGCGTTCTGGTTCCTCGAGTATTTCGGCCATCCGCGCGTGCAGGTGCTGGACGGGGGCTTCGGCGCGTGGCGCCGTGCCGGGCTGCCGGTCACCCGCGACGCGGCCGCGCCGCCGAAGAGCACCTGGGCCGGGACGCCGCAGCCGCACGCGATTGCCACGTGGCGCGACGTCCACACCCGCCTCGGCAATCCGGATGTCGTCCTGCTCGACACGCGCACCGACGGGGAGTACGACGGCAGCGCCGTGCGCGCGAAGCGCGGCGGCCGCATCCCCGGCGCGGTGCACGTCGAGTGGACGCGCAACCTGGGCGCCGACGGTGCGTTCAAACCGGCTGCCGAACTGCGCGCGATGTACGAGCAGGCGGGGGTGACGCCGGACAAGGAAGTCATCACCTACTGCCAGGGGGGGTACCGCGCGGCGCACGGCTACCTCGCCCTGCGGCTGCTCGGATATCCGCGCGTCCGCAACTACACCGGATCGTGGAAAGAATGGGGCGATCGCGAGGATCTCCCGGTTGAGAAGTAGAATCGTCAGGTCA
It encodes the following:
- a CDS encoding MBL fold metallo-hydrolase: MPILIPAGNASEWTGPTGNNTWLIPGGEPALVDAGTGRPEHIAAVAAALDGAPLARVLITHWHPDHVSGLPALRERWRKLLVIDAPGPPVPAGDGQLEIVPTPGHSPDHLCFYDRDAGEVYCGDLARMGGTIVIPARKGGDLRAYLASLQRIRDLAPRRLLPGHGPVVDDPLALIDEYVAHRRAREQQILKAMLEGARTVDEIVRRVYPALPETLRDAAADSVRAHLAKLRDDGRAR
- a CDS encoding transcriptional regulator, coding for MPRKHPPRDEPGRFAYEGLDRVLHEKARLGIMTSLVTRAEGAVFNELKRLCALTDGNLSRHLDVLQDAGLVEAWRGSEGGRPQTLYRLTTEGRGRFVAYLEELEQVVRDALPKAARRPERAPDLPPGFQPA
- a CDS encoding sulfurtransferase; amino-acid sequence: MKGYANEELLTTPAALAGAQQGSTPPLVIDLRPPEDFAAAHIPGAVHLDLWGVSLIDTDPAPLKAFMWMIDHLFNLRGVTCDTPVVVYDEQSGIRAARAFWFLEYFGHPRVQVLDGGFGAWRRAGLPVTRDAAAPPKSTWAGTPQPHAIATWRDVHTRLGNPDVVLLDTRTDGEYDGSAVRAKRGGRIPGAVHVEWTRNLGADGAFKPAAELRAMYEQAGVTPDKEVITYCQGGYRAAHGYLALRLLGYPRVRNYTGSWKEWGDREDLPVEK